Proteins from one Microbacterium sp. Root553 genomic window:
- a CDS encoding amidohydrolase family protein: protein MRALDSHLHLWDPELLHYTWLEGPLAWLFAETEIEHARIPRATTERAVFVQAETVEDDFLEEVRWVASLAQRVGVVGIVAGARLDRGTDTTAHLEGLAGEPLVVGVRHNLQGEPDGLAVSAAFVTGAREVAARGWSFDACVRASQLPEIARLAGAVPELRTVLDHLGKPEVGTADAPVAPTREWVRDLDDLARHPNVWCKLSGLPAEAGGDWSPEQLAPFLDAAADAFGVERLMWGSDWPVSVIGPAEEGDPHRTPDGSPMYQPTARSRWADAVIAWAERRGHDVDALMWRNAEAFYRIGQRPTQEDAREERPRRGIRGWLRGERS from the coding sequence ATGCGCGCACTCGATTCGCACCTGCATCTCTGGGACCCGGAGCTTCTGCACTACACCTGGCTCGAGGGGCCTCTCGCGTGGCTGTTCGCGGAGACCGAGATCGAGCACGCGCGCATCCCGCGTGCGACGACCGAGCGGGCGGTGTTCGTGCAGGCCGAGACGGTCGAAGACGACTTCCTCGAGGAGGTCCGCTGGGTGGCGTCTCTCGCGCAGCGCGTGGGCGTGGTCGGCATCGTCGCCGGCGCGAGGCTCGACCGCGGCACCGACACGACCGCGCATCTCGAGGGCCTCGCCGGCGAGCCGCTCGTGGTCGGCGTGCGGCACAACCTGCAGGGCGAACCGGACGGACTCGCGGTGTCGGCCGCGTTCGTGACCGGCGCGCGCGAGGTCGCCGCCCGCGGCTGGTCGTTCGATGCGTGCGTGCGCGCCTCGCAGCTGCCCGAGATCGCGCGCCTCGCGGGAGCGGTGCCCGAGCTGCGGACGGTGCTCGATCACCTCGGCAAGCCGGAGGTCGGCACCGCGGATGCTCCGGTGGCGCCGACGAGGGAGTGGGTGCGCGATCTCGACGATCTGGCCCGGCATCCGAACGTGTGGTGCAAGCTGTCTGGGCTGCCTGCGGAGGCGGGCGGCGACTGGTCGCCGGAGCAGCTCGCGCCCTTCCTCGACGCGGCCGCGGATGCCTTCGGCGTCGAACGGCTGATGTGGGGCAGCGATTGGCCGGTGTCCGTCATCGGCCCCGCGGAGGAGGGCGACCCGCACAGGACTCCCGACGGATCGCCGATGTATCAGCCGACGGCGCGGAGCCGATGGGCGGATGCCGTGATCGCCTGGGCCGAGCGCCGCGGGCATGACGTCGACGCCCTCATGTGGCGGAATGCCGAGGCGTTCTACCGGATCGGCCAGCGGCCGACGCAGGAGGATGCTCGGGAGGAGCGCCCTCGCCGCGGCATCCGGGGCTGGTTGCGGGGAGAGCGCTCGTAG
- a CDS encoding SDR family NAD(P)-dependent oxidoreductase, with the protein MSTQIHTPALDGLVAIVTGGASGIGAAIAARLHADGARIAVLDRDTSGADAAFAAFTADVSDRASVDAAVAAVAAEFGRIDIVVNNAGVGAQGDISANDDEEWARVLSINVTGIARVTSAALPWLKRSPSAAVCNTASIASTTGLPQRALYSASKGAVSALTRAMAADHLREGIRVNAVNPGTADTPWVGRLLDAADDPAAERAALEARQPHGRLVSPDEVAAAVAYLVSPAAGSTTGTFIEVDGGMAQLRLRPVGS; encoded by the coding sequence GTGAGCACGCAGATCCACACCCCGGCACTCGACGGGCTCGTCGCGATCGTCACCGGCGGAGCATCCGGCATCGGGGCCGCCATCGCTGCCCGCCTGCACGCCGACGGAGCGCGGATCGCCGTGCTCGACCGCGACACCTCGGGGGCGGATGCCGCCTTCGCGGCGTTCACCGCCGACGTGTCCGACCGCGCATCGGTGGATGCCGCCGTCGCCGCCGTCGCCGCGGAGTTCGGCCGCATCGACATCGTGGTCAACAACGCCGGCGTCGGCGCGCAGGGCGACATCAGCGCGAACGACGACGAGGAGTGGGCGCGCGTGCTCTCGATCAACGTCACCGGGATCGCCCGCGTGACGTCGGCCGCGCTGCCCTGGCTCAAGAGGTCGCCGAGCGCGGCGGTGTGCAACACGGCATCCATCGCGTCGACGACCGGACTCCCGCAGCGCGCCCTGTACAGCGCGTCGAAGGGTGCCGTCTCGGCACTGACCCGGGCCATGGCCGCCGACCATCTGCGAGAGGGCATCCGCGTCAACGCCGTAAACCCGGGCACCGCCGACACCCCGTGGGTCGGCCGACTGCTCGACGCGGCCGACGACCCCGCTGCCGAACGCGCCGCCCTCGAAGCCCGTCAGCCGCATGGCCGGCTGGTCTCGCCCGACGAGGTGGCCGCGGCCGTCGCGTATCTGGTGAGCCCTGCGGCCGGCTCCACCACCGGGACGTTCATCGAGGTCGACGGCGGAATGGCCCAGCTGCGCCTGCGTCCCGTCGGGAGCTGA